The genomic region attgaatgtttaaataaaaagtgagttgagtaaaaaaaaaaaaaggtgaaaaggaAAGGCAATGACAGGAAACAATTGCATGTAAAAGTTggtgaacattaaaaaaagaaagtacatgGACCTCTCCATATCTGAGATTGAGGGCTGAGTACAATTCACTTCACAAGTCTTTTGTGTTCCAGTGATCATGCACAAGAATTGCACAGAGAAGCAGTTGCTATGACTACCAGTACGTATTCCTCTTTGTAAACCCATTCCATTTACACTATGTTTTTACTATGACCACTTCGACAAAGTACTGAACAATTTTCTTTGgaattttcatatttcaatacAAATTTAAAGCAAAGCTGTGAGAACTTTTAACCGACATCAATCATTCAGTGGCAAAACTAAAACATGGAGACCCTACTGTGGAACAAAAATTTGGGCTGTGGGTCATTAACGCATGTGAAATGCATCTAATGCTTCTCTGGATGTCTGACTAGCATACTTCTGAGGTgctcagggattttttttttttttattgccaatAAGGGACCATGGTGTTGAGGGAAAAATGCTgatgaaagaagcaaaaactggggaaaaaaaaaaaaaatactgactcTGCTTTTATGAATTCTACGTAGACGTACTGAAAACAGTCTTAATTGACCATTAATACCAAACCTTTCTCCCCAAGAACATCACAATATTGAAAAAGTGGACTAATGAGTAAGACTGCCCCTGTAACTAGACAGCAGACACTATGAACAAAATGTACACATTACACACAGATGCAGTTAATGTACATAGTTGAAATTAGTACTTAATATAATCTATGCAGCCTGTGTACAGACAAATCACTACATCACACTTAAGCAGGACTCATTCTTGCTACAAGCAACTCTACTGGGAGAGGTTTGCAGAATCACATTCAATATTTTAGACCTCACCATCCCCACTGCTATCTTCCCACCTCAAAAAGTGTCTCACGCCCACTATAAGAGGCTTTCCGTGGCTATTCAGGGTGAATTTAAATCAGAATAATTTCAGCCGCACATCTATACATAATTGATCTGCACTGAATTTCATTGTGTTCTCAAGTACCACGGAATGCAATTCTTTCAATGCTTGCacttgtgaaaataaataaataaataaagattatAATTTAACCAATCATTTTCAGAAGTACATCCAGAGTGTGAAAAATAGAGGTAGAAGAATGGAGCAGTAGTGACCCCTCATGGTCACTTTGCAGGAAAGTACACATGCAGTCCTCACCACTTCCTGTCACTAATGGAACAGAGTAAAACCTGTTCTCTGAAGCACTGACGCTCAAATTGTTCGAGGCAGCTTGTGTGTTGAGGAAGACAAACCGCTTCAGACAAGAAACCCTGGTCACGACAACAGCTCATGATCACCTCCCTTGAGTCCCGTTCCCCACTGTTGACTAAGACAGGAATCTGCGCTGGACTGCATGACCTGGGTCTCtatggagacacacacacacgaaaagcACTTCCAACTACATCTATTGTAAGATGACTCATATATGGCAAAACAAGAAATATCCTAGGTTCAGATCTCTATGATATGTGCTGGTATGACTGGAGACAAATTCAGGAACACATCCATCTGTAAAAGAGAAATCACTGGTgatgtattaatatttaaaaaaatgttttctgctttgTGATATACAACCTCTGCTTATGCTTAACTCTAATTCTAAGATATAATGACTaattatctatccatccaatttcaataaccatttgtccagagcagggtcgtAGTGAACCGCAGCCTATCCCGAAAGCACTGGGCGCAAGGGGGGGTTACTTCTTgaaagggatgccagtccacaaTGAATAGCAGTGGTGAAGTTTTAAATACTTACAGGTAACACAGCTTGAGAGGATATTTCAAATTTCTCATAAAGTTGAAAGTATTTTAAGGAAACGAACACATGTAACTGCCTTTAAAATCTCAAGTGTACAGTTCTGACACTagtcagtgaaataaatattttggacacaggtacagacacacacacacacccacacacaccagtgcCTTGCATCCAAGGAGTTATGGTAGCGCTTCTACACCAATGCTAAATCGCCCTGCTACTGCTGGTTGTGAGCTCCATGGCAGAATGGATCAGTCAAGAGGCATCTCTTTCAAAGTGCTGTGCCCCACAGAGGCGTGCCTGCCCTCCTTCAGCTTGTCCAGACCAAACAACAGGTCCAGCTGGGTCACAGGCCTCAGCCGGTCCTCGTCCAGAGGCCTGAAGAGACATGCAGCAGGATatcaagggaaagtaaatactACGGTATGCAATAACGAAATACCATAATGTGCAAAAacaattccacaaaaaaaatgtaataataataataccagaTTATAAATCTAATCTCAAATCAGAATATGTTTATATGAGGGTGCTGGAGTACTTTAGTATAAACAGAGACCCCCAGCCCCATGTTGGACTCCTACCCCTCATCTGTCTCGCAGTCCTGCAGCTGGTGGGTGATCTGCTTCATCTGTTGCTTACGCACATAGTCGCGGAAACGGTACATAGCAGCATCGCGGCACAGCTCTCGTAACTCGCTGCCCGAGCAACCCTCCGTCTTCTCTGCAATCTCCCGCAGGTTTACAGCAGCGCTAAGCTGAAGAGTCACAAAGGAAATGGCGACACTTTCTACACTGGCACCCATACCTCATCATACAGATGCCTGCTGTTAGAAAAGGTCACCTTTTCCTGTTGTTTCTGCAAAGGTTATTATACAATGAAAACTTTGCTTACAGACAATAATAGTGAAATTAAATCAatcataattttattaaaagctATTTGGACACAAAGTTCATGTCAGCCAGCAAAGCCAACAAACacagatattaaaataaaaaaaaaataaaaaaacaaaaaaagttgaaCTTACTAATGTacgattcttttttttttttaaaaaaaaaaaaaaactgttgctaATCAATGCATTTAAACcttttaaacttatttattttgctaatgcttttctccagagtgacttacaatgttgttacctacaattattcagctggccagttttactggagcaattacagttaggtaccttgttcaaaggtagtACAatagatgagattcaaaccagcaaccttcacatTCAATAGCAGCAGTTCCTACCACTGTGCTATCAGCTGCCACCATAAACAATTAAACAGAGACGCTTTAGAGAGCTGGTGGGACTGAAACAAAGCAGGGCACTTACGTTCTCTTCAGCGAGAATCAGCCTCAGGATGTCATGCCGTTGCCTCTGGTTCTACAGAGACAAAAGAGGGCAGAAACCTCATCTGTATATTTGCGAAATTACATACATTAATGTGAGGGGAAAGATTTGGTGCAAACTTCCTATGAAGGATCTGATTATTGGGGCTACAAATAGAACTCATAAGTGACCACTGGTGCCTCAGAGTATACTGCAGGTTAGCAGGTAGGTGCGTAATGCCTTAACCTTGTTCAAGAGATAAAACAGACACCCGCTCATTAGGAGGATCACATCGCTGGCTCATTGTATTTGACTTCCCACTCAGCGCTTCCAGCAGCCTTGTACGCCCAGTCCTTTATGAAAGCGTGGATGAAAAGCCtcatttgaaaaacacacaaaaccagCAAAACGCAATTACAAAAAGCTGTATGTGCTGTTTGTGCAGCATgttttgcagtgtgtgttgctCTCTGTGCGTACTCATCACCCCACAAATGTTGTCCATAAACCCCTCCAGAGAGGGTTCCAGTAGGGAGGTTTAGGCTCACCGGCAGACTGACGTGAAAGGTAGTGGGCATCCGCCGCAGGATGGCGGGATCCACGTCTTGGGGCCTGTTGGTGGcccccatcaccatcacctGGAGGGTATGGGGTATCAACAACACTCCTTTATTCACCTCATCAACATTGTTTCAAATTAACTGCTGCCTGAAATTGAAATCTTGTTTTGGAGGGTTGGGAACTGGCAGTACTGCGGAAATGACACCTATTCACAGACGCAAACATGCAACATATACGGTTATATgacacataaaataaaacaaaatttgacTATGTATAAAGATGCAGTAAGCGCAAAGCAAATGTGTAGCACGCAAAAGCAACACCTGGCTGTCTGCTCCTGTCTCCAGGCCGTCCCAGAGGCTCATGAACTGTGCCTTCATCATGGCGGTGGCCTCATGGTCTAGACTGGAGCGGTTCCTCAGAAATGAGTCTTACGCATAGAGGAAGGGCCACAATCAGCAACATCACCAGAACATGGAGTCTAATGAGTCAGCCCAGCCTGTGAGTCACTCGGAACACAGGAGGTGTTGTTAATCTGCTCTGTGCCAGAATCACAAAACCcaataaacatggaaaaaaagcGCATTGCAATTCTTCCTGAATTCTGAAAAATATCAGGGTGCTGCGGTATAcatcaaaaaatttaaaatcatgTGACAGCAATTTAACGTAGGGGTGACACAGTGGATAGAGCTTGTGCCTCTGAGCACCTGGGCTGCGTAATGGAATCTAGGTTTGGTACCTACTCAGTCTTTCTGTTCACATGGTGTTATACCCTCATACTGTGACTGAAAGACAGAAGGATCGGCTCGCATGGCTGGAGGTTTGAAGTCCTACCACCGATCTCTTGCACCCCTTTACTGTAACTGGCACTTTTACAAATCTGAGCAGAATTTTTATCAGACTTAATAGTATAACATATATCATCAACATATTATTGGCCATGAAAGTAGCTTTGCAATCAGTCAATACATGAAAATTATGAATGACATATCAAATTTTATGCCCCCCTAAAAATATGAAGGGGACAAAATCTTTCCCAAAACATACAATCTGCCATCTCATCGGCCGAGAGCTAATGAAGACTGATCCTAAAAGAAAACCTAATAAAACTCACCGATCTCATCAATGAAGATAATGCAGGGCTGGATCTTGAGTGCCAATGAGAATA from Scleropages formosus chromosome 12, fSclFor1.1, whole genome shotgun sequence harbors:
- the atad1a gene encoding outer mitochondrial transmembrane helix translocase — encoded protein: MVLKDFPRDALLRPLTRSEVLGLLLRLTVFGAATYFSIKWVAEALDPTQKQKLQAKKRAEKLMKQMGVEGVKLTEYEMNIATHLVDPQCMKVTWKDIAGLDEIITELQDTVILPFQKRHLFAGSRLFQPPKGVLLHGAPGCGKTLIAKATAKASGCRFINLQASTLTDKWYGESQKLTSAVFSLALKIQPCIIFIDEIDSFLRNRSSLDHEATAMMKAQFMSLWDGLETGADSQVMVMGATNRPQDVDPAILRRMPTTFHVSLPNQRQRHDILRLILAEENLSAAVNLREIAEKTEGCSGSELRELCRDAAMYRFRDYVRKQQMKQITHQLQDCETDEGPLDEDRLRPVTQLDLLFGLDKLKEGRHASVGHSTLKEMPLD